A genomic window from Anoplolepis gracilipes chromosome 6, ASM4749672v1, whole genome shotgun sequence includes:
- the LOC140666969 gene encoding endocuticle structural glycoprotein SgAbd-3-like, with translation MNLLVITLCVLMEALLIIAERLPNNQTPKNYNKYVAFTQPVEKTTSTPLYYSQQLANKTLYSYSYNTDTGIQAHEDGHLNHIDTEQEALEARGSYRYTNEGNIFQVSYVANENGFQPEGAHLPTVPPLIKKALQYIAEHPKENEKK, from the exons ATGAATTTATTG GTAATTACTTTGTGCGTTTTAATGGAAGCGCTATTGATAATAGCAGAAAGATTACCTAACAACCAAACacctaaaaattacaataagtaTGTAGCATTTACTCAACCGGTTGAAAAAACTACGTCAACACCGCTTTATTATTCCCAACAACTGGCCAACAAGACTCTCTACAGCTACAGCTACAACACTGATACTGGCATTCAGGCTCATGAGGATGGTCACCTCAACCATATAGACACTGAGCAGGAAGCCTTGGAAGCACGAGGTAGCTACAGGTATACCAACGAGGGTAATATCTTTCAGGTCTCGTATGTAGCCAACGAGAACGGATTCCAGCCGGAAGGTGCTCATTTGCCCACAGTACCGCCACTAATTAAAAAGGCTCTTCAATACATCGCTGAACACccgaaagaaaatgaaaagaaataa
- the LOC140666836 gene encoding endocuticle structural glycoprotein SgAbd-2-like: MNVLIAVLCCAPAVFALPAPESQQIPNLVLHIETPKEDGSYSYNYETGNGIQAQEEGGLVKIENGKEEALYVHGSFSYVDPEGGSIALSYVADENGFQPLAEHLPVAPPVPSGILKALEYIALHPEEDNL, encoded by the exons ATGAACGTTTTA atcgCCGTACTTTGCTGCGCTCCCGCGGTATTTGCGCTTCCTGCACCGGAATCGCAACAGATCCCCAATCTGGTTTTGCATATTGAAACACCAAAAGAGGACGGTTCATACAGCTACAATTATGAGACCGGAAACGGTATTCAGGCTCAAGAAGAAGGCGGGCTcgtcaaaattgaaaatggcAAGGAGGAGGCTCTTTACGTTCACGGATCCTTCAGTTATGTTGATCCCGAAGGTGGATCCATCGCTCTGAGCTACGTCGCCGACGAAAATGGTTTCCAACCTTTGGCTGAACATCTGCCAGTGGCGCCTCCGGTTCCCTCCGGTATCCTAAAGGCTCTGGAATACATTGCCCTGCATCCCGAGGAAGATAACTTGTAA
- the LOC140666815 gene encoding cuticle protein CP14.6-like encodes MNSLATTLCVLVAVATTMAAPADVDDSVLVKSFNQIPIVRQAVDGPNPDGSYSYSYETGNSIQAQEDGHLNHVGTDQEALEARGSYSYTDNEGNTFQVSYVANENGFQPEGAHLPEVPPLIKKALQYIAEHPEENTEENH; translated from the exons ATGAATTCATTG gcAACGACTTTGTGCGTTCTTGTCGCAGTGGCAACGACAATGGCAGCACCGGCCGATGTAGATGATAGCGTATTAGTTAAATCTTTCAACCAAATTCCTATTGTCAGGCAAGCTGTAGATGGGCCCAACCCTGATGGTTCCTACAGCTACAGCTACGAAACCGGTAATAGTATCCAGGCTCAGGAAGATGGTCATCTCAATCATGTAGGCACCGATCAGGAAGCTTTGGAAGCACGAGGCAGCTATAGCTACACTGACAACGAAGGTAACACCTTCCAGGTCTCGTATGTAGCCAATGAGAACGGATTCCAGCCGGAAGGTGCTCATTTGCCTGAGGTACCACCACTAATCAAAAAGGCTCTTCAATACATCGCCGAACATCCTGAGGAGAACACGGAAGAAAACCACTAG
- the LOC140666805 gene encoding endocuticle structural glycoprotein ABD-4-like isoform X1 encodes MNSLTIILWVLIEMTVIAKTERLSAKLNEAKFIVAINKDFLTFPSTTTTPIPLHYDPRPSKSLYNYNYNTDIGIQAQEDGHLNYVGTDQEALEARGSYSYTDNEGNIFQVSYVANENGFQPEGAHLPEIPPLIKKALQYIAEHPEENEEENH; translated from the exons ATGAATTCATTA ACAATCATTTTGTGGGTTCTGATAGAAATGACAGTGATAGCAAAAACAGAAAGATTATCTGCTAAGCTAAATGAGGCCAAGTTTATTGtagcaattaataaagattttcttaCGTTTCCTTCCACTACCACTACGCCAATACCATTGCATTACGACCCTAGACCAAGCAAATCTCTTTACAATTACAACTATAATACTGATATCGGCATCCAGGCTCAGGAAGATGGTCATCTCAATTATGTGGGCACCGATCAGGAAGCTTTGGAAGCACGAGGCAGCTATAGCTACACTGACAACGAAGGTAACATCTTCCAGGTCTCGTATGTAGCCAATGAGAACGGATTCCAGCCGGAAGGTGCTCATTTGCCTGAGATACCACCACTAATCAAAAAGGCTCTTCAATACATCGCCGAACATCCTGAGGAGAACGAGGAAGAAAACCACTAG
- the LOC140666805 gene encoding endocuticle structural glycoprotein ABD-4-like isoform X2, with protein sequence MTVIAKTERLSAKLNEAKFIVAINKDFLTFPSTTTTPIPLHYDPRPSKSLYNYNYNTDIGIQAQEDGHLNYVGTDQEALEARGSYSYTDNEGNIFQVSYVANENGFQPEGAHLPEIPPLIKKALQYIAEHPEENEEENH encoded by the coding sequence ATGACAGTGATAGCAAAAACAGAAAGATTATCTGCTAAGCTAAATGAGGCCAAGTTTATTGtagcaattaataaagattttcttaCGTTTCCTTCCACTACCACTACGCCAATACCATTGCATTACGACCCTAGACCAAGCAAATCTCTTTACAATTACAACTATAATACTGATATCGGCATCCAGGCTCAGGAAGATGGTCATCTCAATTATGTGGGCACCGATCAGGAAGCTTTGGAAGCACGAGGCAGCTATAGCTACACTGACAACGAAGGTAACATCTTCCAGGTCTCGTATGTAGCCAATGAGAACGGATTCCAGCCGGAAGGTGCTCATTTGCCTGAGATACCACCACTAATCAAAAAGGCTCTTCAATACATCGCCGAACATCCTGAGGAGAACGAGGAAGAAAACCACTAG